ttcCAATCTTATGCGAGAATATAGCTAATTGGAGATTTGTTTCGAAAAGAAACTGAGAGTCCTATTCTATAATCCTGCAGCTATTTCTTCACACAATAGCCATACATAAAATGGGGAAATGCAATCGGTTGCAACTATGTCAGTCACCACTTTCAACTTTAAGCTATCAGGGTTCTTAAGAATAATCTAACATTAAATTTACACACCTACATTACCTTGTTTCAAGTGTTTGCTTCGCGGATGAGCACGGACATCCAGCCATTACAGAGATATTGCATTCACTCTACTTGTTTCGCAAAGATTACTGACCATTCTACCcttcttatttttcttttggttcttAGCGATATGCTGCTTTGGCAGCAGTTACGAGTTTAGGTCTTTGGTTCATTCACTTTGGTTTCACTCTGCACCGTATTATTCGTCGCGGGCTTTGGAGTCGTCTTTGCCAGATCATCCATTCGCACTATGTCAGAGAGGCTGAGCTTCTTTGGTAGAGGCTGCGCGTGACCAACGATACCGTACGGGCGCAGATGATAAATCAAATAGTCCAGCACGTACATTTGGTTTGGTGAAACGTAGTGATATGAGATAGCATTATCGGAGCAACAATCGAGACCCTATAAAAGAAGATAAGAATATAATTTCCAATTTTAAATTCATAGTGTGTATTGTTCTTTCGGCTTTCGTTTCGTATCGTCGGCTCTTACCTCATCCGGTTTGTAGTATGTGTATTTCACGTACCAGAAATCATCGTTCACATGATTCGGTATAAGATGATGCTCTGGGACGAACGGGAAAAATCGTCCCCGGCCTAAGGAATCACGGGAATCACCTGCTAATACCTTCACCAGCTCCATGCATTTCCCCATCTCGATATCTTCTGCTCCGTCAGCATCTTGCCTACACTTGGGATTCGGTATCGCATCCTCTACGAAGCGTTTGACTGCCTCTTTGCTCAAAACGTAACCGGCACCGCCGGACATGTAGCCCTGTTTAACAAACGGCTTGAAGCGGCACCCGAAGTAGATCGGATGGCTTGGAGAGTAAGCGTAAAGCATGTAACGCAGATTCTCTACAACAACGTATCTGTGGGAAGAGCAACGTACGGATAACATTACATTCGAGCACATCCTACTACATTGTCGTGTACTTacgtatcatcatcagctttcATAAACCAATCCGCATCGTCTAGGTGATTTTTATAGAGATATTTGAAAGCTTCTTTCGTTTTGGCCCACAAattgttccttccttcgccaACTGGTAGTGCAACCGAGTCGATCAACGGATCTGCCACAGAACTCATAAACACCAGCTTATTACACCGATTACCCCACGTGCGCTTAACGTGTAAAGctttttgtttgtgatttgTCGGATTGGTCATTATCCAACATAGGACGCGTACTTCACGTTGCAGCTGCTGTGATAGTGAGGAGTTTTCGTGGGCATGAACCTCTTCATTCGAAGCGTGCTTTCCCACGTCCTTCTCTGGACCGAAGGCATACCGCAGCTCGTTTCCGGTATGCGGATCGCTGGCTACAGGCGGTGCGTTTCGATAATAGAAGCATTTCGGTAACCATGGATTCACTCTTACGGTCGAAGACGTGATGAAGTTAGCAAGCATAACACCAAGCACCGTCCCGAAGAGGAGAGTGATGAAGGTTCGAGGATGATTTCCATTGCGAAGACCTGAAaagataatttttttatcaaatgaCAAAAGTCAGTAAATTTGCAGGATATGAACACGAACTTGAAAACATATTGCGTATCGTAGGCGATGCTACAGCCACTAAACTTGGCCGACCAAATGTACAGCCTGACTGCTTGTTTAACTGATTTTTCTAAACACTGGAGCCTACAGAGAGTGAGCGTGTTTTTGGTGCCAGCTTTCGAAATAAATCGccagaaaaggggaaacatcTGTGAACAGCTGAGTAAGCAACACGTGTTTTGCTTATGTTTTCATTGTGAAGCAATATAGGCCATCTCTGTTTTTGGATACTTTTCATATGATTTTAAATATCACCGAGGCCTAGAGATTCTACACTATCTGCTGCAAGCGTCGCATACGATAAGCGTATACGATGACAGTGACCACTGGCTGGATGACTAACCACTAAATTGATGTTTACTCACAACGTGTTACGCATTGGGTCCATAGCTAAACCCAATCTTGAGCAACGAAACAGAGATTCATTTTACATGTATAAGAACGGATAAGCCGTATGTTTAGCAGATAATTTGCTCAGGCTCGTACCAGTAATGGCAACCATCATTAATTGGCAACCGTTCCTCAGCTCAGTTCTAGTCAAAATTCTAGATCGCTAGCGGGTGATATGACCTAACATGTCCGCGGTATCATAAATCAGCACGGTACAGGGCATTCACAAAGAAATCTAAAATATAATCAAAAAATGATACGAATGTAAATTCAACCGACTAAATGAGATTCCAATTGGAAAATTCTTTGCACCattagaaagaaaaacaatagatTCTCTCATAAATCTATTGTTTGTCATCGATGTAGATCAAATTCAtactccatttccatttcaattttcgtgCCAATCTTATGCGAGAACATAGCTAATTGGAGATTTGTTTCGAAATGAAACTGAGAGTCCTATTCTATAATCCTGCAGCTATTTCCTCACACAATATCCATACATAAAGTGGGGAAATACAATCGGTTGCAACTATGTCGGTCACCACTTCCAACTTTAAGCTATCAGGGTTCTTAAGAATAATCTAACATTAAACTTACACACCTACATGACCTTGTTTCAAGTGTATGCTTCGCGGATGAGCACGGACATCCAGCCTTTACAGAGATATTGCATTCACTCTACTTGTTTCGCAAAGATTACTGACCATTCTACCcttcttatttttcttttggttcttAGCGATATGCTACTTTGGCAGCAGTTACGAGTTTAGGTCTTTGGTTTATTCACTTTGGTTTCACTCTGCACCGTATTAGTCGTCGCGGGCTTTGGAGTCGTCTTTGCCAGATCATCCATTCGCACTATGTCAGAGAGGCTGAGCTTCTTTGGTAGAGGTTGCGCGTGACCAACGATACCGTATGGGCGCAGATGATAAATCAAATAGTCCAGCACGTACATTTGGTTTGGTGAAATGTAGTGAAATGAGATAGCATTATCAGAACAACAATTGAGACCCTATAAGAGCAGATAACATTATTCCCATTATTGAAATTCACAGTGTGTTTCGTTCTTGTCGAATATTGTCGGCTCTTACCGCATGCGGTTCGTAATATGAGTAATTCGCGTACCAGAAATCATTGGTAAAATATGTCGGTATAAGATGATGCTCTGGGATGAACGGTAAAAACCGTCCTCGGCCTAAGGAATCACGGGAATCACCTGCTAGTACTTTTACCAGCTCCATACAACTGCCCATCTCGAGATCCTCCGCTCCGTCAGCACTTTGCCTACACTTAGGATTCGGTATCGCATCCTCTACGAAGCGTTTGACTGCCTCTTTGCTCAAAACgtaaccggcaccaccggccatgTAGCCCTGTTTAACATACGGCTTGAAGCGGCACCCGAAGTAGATCGGATGGCTTGGAGAGTAAGCGTAAAGCATGTAACGCAGATTCTCTACAACAACGTATCTGTGGGAAGAGCAACGCACGGATAACATTACATTCGAGCACATCCTACTACATTGTCGTGTACTTacgtatcatcatcagctttcATAAACCAATCCGCATCATCTAGGTGATTTTTATAGAGATATTTGAAAGCTTCTTTAGTTTTGGCCCACAAATTGTCCCTTCCTTCGCCAACTGGTAGTGCAACCGAGTCGATCAACGGATCTGCCACAGAACTCATAAACACCAGCTTATTGCACCGATTACCCCACGTGCGCTTAACGTGTAAAGctttttgtttgtgatttgTCGGATTGGTCATTATCCAACATAGGACGCGTACTTCACGTTGCAGCTGCTGTGATAGTGAGGAGTTTTCGTGTGCATGAACCTCTTCATTCGAAGCGTGCTTTCCCACGTCCTTCTCTGGACCGAAGGCATACCGCAGCTCGTTTCCGGTATGCGGATCGCTGGCTACATGCGGTGCGGTTCGATAATGGAAACATTTCGGTAACCATGGATTCACTCTTACGGTCGAAGTCGTAATGAAGGTAGCAAACATAAATCCAAGCACCGTCCCGAAAAGGAGTGTGATGAAGGTTCGAAGATGATTTTCATCGCGAAGACCTGAAGAGATAAATTATTAGTTTTTGTGTATCAAATGACAAAAATCAGTAAATTTGCAATGTACGAAAACGAACTTAACAACATATTGCGTATCGTAGGCGATGCTACAGCCACCAAACTGTGCCGACCAAATGTACAGCCTGACTGCTTGTTTTACTGTAAcctagttttttttaaaaacagcCTACAGAGAGCGTGTTTTTGGTGCCAGCTTTCGAACAAATCGtcagaaaaggggaaacatcTGTGAACAGCTGAGTACGCAACACGTGTTTTGCTTATGTATTCGTTGTGAAGCAATACAGACCATGTGCTATTTAGTTCTCTGTTCTTAAATGCTCTTCATGTGAATCGAAATATCACCGAGGCCTAGAGATTCTACGTTATCTGCTGCAAGCGATTAGCACATACGATAATAGTGACCACCAACTTGTATCTTCCGTGTCGATCCATCGTATCAGTTGCGGGCTAATGGATGCGGAGACTATTTCCGGTCGCTGATGGACATTTTGTCTGCTATTGAAAGgtacgaaaacaaaaaccgtggACGTACAAAAACATTTTACCACTGCTACCATCATGATCCATCGGTTGGCTTGATCGAAATGAACCAGTACACGAAAAATATGGGCAactacaacacaacaacacgctTTGTTCGAATGCATATCCATGCATAAAGAGTCAATATAGTTATTTATTCTACGCGCCTATTGTTAAGCGCTTAGAACAAACCGGACCGTCTGCCAGATGTTTCAGTACGTGTTAAGGATTATTTAAGAATTATTGCAAGAATGGCACGTACTTTCGCATGAGCCAGAACGGAGTTTGCGGGGGACGTGATCCATAGATCTGTCTTAAGGACACAGCTTAAACATTCGTCGTGGTGCTCGAAACTCGTAGCTGAGGCTCGCTGAATCCTAGTTTGGTGTGAGTTACCTACGATCGCGCCCGATCGCTATCGTAAGTAACTCGCACCGATCTATCGTGGGTCGTCGAGGGTAATGGTACCAATACTTTCTTACCATTCCCccgccccctctccctccataCATTCACCTCGACGACCCTAGTCATAATATCGTTCTCATCGACTTCATATTTTCCTTATTTTAATCGCGAACCATTCGCCGCATCTGGTTTGCTGTTTACTACAGTTACTCCCCTCCATCAgatcgattgtttgttgctcGGCGGCGGTTGGTTGCCCCTCCTACGGGAGGCTATCGGTCCGTTAAACGAATACGCTTTAGGTTTCGATAAAGCAGGTAAACGCAATTGGCCCCAATCCATCATTGAAGTGCGACGCCGCGCTGTGGCTCTTTAGCCGCTCGTTTATCTATAGGTTGCTCGGCTACCGTTTGCGGCAGTTCGGATGGCATTGGTGGTGGGAGGTACAGCAATTTTGGATAGAAGAggataaattattttattcgAGATGATTTTCACTGATCGATAATCATGCGTGGCAGCTTACAGCCGCAtctttgttcgttttttgttttaggaGTATTCCGTTAGGCGACAAAGTCACGACTCCTGCGGGATCAGTTCCTTACTAAGGTGCATTTGCCGGTTCAATCAAAATATTTGTAGGCATTAGCTTTCGCAACTGACTCGCTATGTATATCCTACggcttaaaaaaaactttactTAATAAACCTGAATGTGATGGCAACTTTACTGAAATGCATCTTTCACTAGCTCAAACTTGATATTCATACAGCTAAAAACCGCGGAAAAATAATCGGGATTGATGTTTACTCACAACGTGATACGCATTGGGTCCATAGCTAAACCCAATCTTGAACAACGAAACAGAGATTCATTTTACATGTATAAGAACGGATAAGCCGTATGTTTAGCAGATAATTTGCTCAGGCTCGTACCAGTAATGGCAACCATCATTAATAGGTAACCGTCCCTCAGCTCAGTTCTTGTCAGAATTCTAGGTCGCTAGAGGAAGCTATGACTTAGCATGTCCCCGTATCATAAATCAGCACGGTACAGGGCATTCACAAAGAAATCTAAAATATAATCAAAAAATGATACGAATGTAAATTCAACCGACTAAATGAGATTCCACATGGAAAATTCTTTGCActattagaaaaaaaaacaatagattCTCTCATAAATCTATTGTTTGCCATTGATGTAGATCAAATTCATaccccattttcatttcaattttcgttcCAATCTTATGCGAGAACATAGCTAATTGGAGATTTGTTTCGAAAAGAAACTGAGAATCCTACTCTATAATCCTACTGCTATTTCCTCACACAATAGCCATACATAAAGTGGGGAAATGCAATCGGTTGCAACTATGTCGGTCACCACTTTCAACTTTAAGCTATCAGGGTTCTTAAGAATAATCTAACATTAAACTTACACACCTACATGACCTTGTTTCAAGTGTATGCTTCGCGGATGAGCACGGACATCCAGTCATTACAGAGATATTGCATTCACTCTACTTGTTTCGCA
The sequence above is a segment of the Anopheles darlingi chromosome 2, idAnoDarlMG_H_01, whole genome shotgun sequence genome. Coding sequences within it:
- the LOC125950524 gene encoding glycoprotein-N-acetylgalactosamine 3-beta-galactosyltransferase 1-like isoform X2, with protein sequence MKADDDTYVVVENLRYMLYAYSPSHPIYFGCRFKPFVKQGYMSGGAGYVLSKEAVKRFVEDAIPNPKCRQDADGAEDIEMGKCMELVKVLAGDSRDSLGRGRFFPFVPEHHLIPNHVNDDFWYVKYTYYKPDEGLDCCSDNAISYHYVSPNQMYVLDYLIYHLRPYGIVGHAQPLPKKLSLSDIVRMDDLAKTTPKPATNNTVQSETKVNEPKT
- the LOC125950524 gene encoding glycoprotein-N-acetylgalactosamine 3-beta-galactosyltransferase 1-like isoform X1, whose product is MKITDLGLRNGNHPRTFITLLFGTVLGVMLANFITSSTVRVNPWLPKCFYYRNAPPVASDPHTGNELRYAFGPEKDVGKHASNEEVHAHENSSLSQQLQREVRVLCWIMTNPTNHKQKALHVKRTWGNRCNKLVFMSSVADPLIDSVALPVGEGRNNLWAKTKEAFKYLYKNHLDDADWFMKADDDTYVVVENLRYMLYAYSPSHPIYFGCRFKPFVKQGYMSGGAGYVLSKEAVKRFVEDAIPNPKCRQDADGAEDIEMGKCMELVKVLAGDSRDSLGRGRFFPFVPEHHLIPNHVNDDFWYVKYTYYKPDEGLDCCSDNAISYHYVSPNQMYVLDYLIYHLRPYGIVGHAQPLPKKLSLSDIVRMDDLAKTTPKPATNNTVQSETKVNEPKT